A DNA window from Bifidobacteriaceae bacterium contains the following coding sequences:
- a CDS encoding trypsin-like peptidase domain-containing protein → MGFALAATVSLAACATTVNAEGTANTAAPVLVPRPSQSPRVDLMAKFELDPEAANDHWQERGSLEDPWGGDINPGYEAPNDAATGAFALPTDGLGPILGEDGVGLGDDDSGGLAPQTGMNHGTTGRLYLSHDNTWHRYGVCSATVVSSATHDIIATAGHCVWDTENGGLMEHMIFIPGDEGNAEVAPYGTWTAAEVFLRTEFSDGAFSGDDGVWGEGWAYDYAFVRLAPNSEGAKIQDVVGAQGIAFGVPTETLVVIGYPTAAPFDGRSERFCAASSWFRYQMGGYSIDCTMTPGCSGGGWFTRWDPDRGAGYLVGVSSTGDSWSLNANALGSAALELYEYAGAVNDGLFEGGG, encoded by the coding sequence GTGGGGTTCGCGCTGGCCGCCACGGTCTCCCTGGCCGCTTGCGCGACAACTGTGAACGCCGAAGGAACGGCCAACACGGCAGCGCCGGTGCTCGTCCCCAGGCCGTCCCAGTCGCCCAGGGTGGACCTGATGGCGAAGTTCGAGTTGGACCCGGAGGCGGCCAACGACCATTGGCAGGAGCGAGGATCCTTGGAGGATCCTTGGGGCGGAGACATCAACCCCGGCTACGAGGCGCCCAACGACGCGGCCACAGGCGCGTTCGCTTTGCCCACCGACGGGCTGGGGCCCATCTTGGGCGAGGACGGGGTTGGCCTGGGCGACGATGATTCCGGCGGACTGGCTCCGCAGACTGGCATGAACCACGGCACCACCGGGCGCCTCTACCTAAGTCACGACAACACCTGGCATCGCTACGGGGTGTGCTCAGCCACAGTTGTCTCCTCCGCCACCCACGACATCATCGCCACCGCCGGTCACTGCGTTTGGGACACAGAGAACGGGGGCCTGATGGAACACATGATTTTCATCCCCGGCGACGAGGGCAACGCCGAGGTCGCCCCGTACGGAACTTGGACCGCCGCAGAGGTGTTCTTGCGCACAGAATTCTCCGACGGCGCGTTTTCGGGGGATGACGGCGTGTGGGGCGAAGGATGGGCTTACGACTACGCGTTCGTCCGCCTGGCCCCGAACAGCGAAGGCGCGAAAATCCAAGACGTTGTGGGCGCCCAGGGCATCGCATTCGGCGTGCCAACCGAAACCTTGGTGGTGATTGGCTATCCCACCGCCGCGCCATTCGACGGCCGGAGCGAGAGGTTCTGCGCCGCCTCCAGCTGGTTCCGCTACCAGATGGGCGGCTATTCCATCGACTGCACCATGACCCCAGGCTGCTCCGGCGGGGGATGGTTCACCAGGTGGGACCCGGACCGGGGTGCCGGCTACCTGGTGGGCGTCTCCTCCACCGGCGACAGTTGGTCTCTCAACGCCAACGCGTTGGGCTCCGCCGCTTTGGAGCTGTACGAGTACGCGGGCGCCGTCAACGACGGGCTGTTCGAGGGAGGCGGCTGA